Below is a genomic region from Archocentrus centrarchus isolate MPI-CPG fArcCen1 unplaced genomic scaffold, fArcCen1 scaffold_42_ctg1, whole genome shotgun sequence.
ttaaacCCTGTCTAAAACTTGTGCCAAAAATGGACAGTCATAATGTTATAAGATCAGTTTTCATAAACGGGCCTGCTGATGAAGTCGACCTCAGAAATGTCTGAGGTCAGAAGGAGgattgaaggaaatgagtttttatgaagtttcaaatGTACTCATGGTATGTTTGCTCTCACcatctttacatttatttacctGAGAAATCTGtcagactggaaaataaacatgacTGATTAATGAAGCTCATAATGTTTGGTGTCAGCCAAGAAAAGTGTGTTCGTTcagggtatgtctctatcactaacagatgatcaataacagaCACAGGTACtctgtataatgatgtaaccaagattgatCAGCTTTGACTTTATGAAACTCTGAAGAAGAGAGTGAGAGCTCTTCATGTCATGTCCAGGACCACACTGGGCTGTGAAGGAAGgagtgtaaataagctgcacactggacataccataaatataacaattcaaATAGAAATGTAGCATCAAGTAGCATATtgcagcattaatcttcacaacaaggtgaaggtgttgaaataactctgtacagcagacagaaataagactgcagagcagagaaacaacaaaatcagaTGCTGATGATTTcctggaaaagaatgtgtgttttggtctgatgttttgtgtctacaggactcagatgaggccgttaacaggcgacagtgaagggcacagaaggaggaactgataagctgctacatgcttgcatatttcaataactgtgtaaccgtgtcaagtctgtgtataaaagttgaactGAGATAGAGAGCGgggtcagacttgtgtgaagctgcaccgaCTGCATCAGACAGCTCCGACAActctgaaccagattaatctgtaaactgtttgaaatggttttattaaatttaataattggactccttattctgatTGTTCTGTGTCaattcctgttcgatgaaacgaacacacagaaacctaaaggcttaaacagcagcagacacacTCTTActattttaaatttcttcagctGGTATGCCGTTCTGACCCAGATTTATCTGTAACTGTGTGAAAAatgctaattaaatttaataattggactccttattctgctgttttgtgtcattactgttcgataaacgaacacACAGAAACTTATTGATTAAAATGACCACTTTATTAGTTTTTAACAATATTCATGGTTTGATCAGATCAGTTTATCAGTTATTTCtctgggctgctggggggttcctatgaggaactgagtgtttcttcttctctctgtttatCCTCCACtcttcatttaatcattagttattattaggtgccgtttacacgagaccgttttcattttgaaacggtgtcgttttgatgcgtttcggccttgcgtttacacgacaacggtgtcgttttgatgcgtttcgcccttctgtttacacgacaacagagtgaaaacgacgtgtttcagaaacggggtccagagtggagcgtttcagaaacgcaccggcttgcgttttcgtgtaaacacttgaaaccggtgtgatttgaaaacgctcgactcgcacatgcgcactatggttgcgacggccagtttttcgcgcacgcgcaaactgataaacagtactcgcggattcacgagtgcttcttatgcttttcctgtgttttgaccgttttgtaattcagcgttgtgtgcagcagcgatccaacctcatcatctgtccacacaaaacctctcacattggccgttttgtaagtaatgaacaatttgccgcactacctactgtgtcactccacgcatgcgcgtcttgcgtaaacaaactgcaaagagaaaaccaacgccaacttgtggcctggcatgggaactacatcgttttcatcgtttcacatgtcctcgtgtaaacgcggatcgtttctgaaacgccatcgtgtaaacgaaaggctgaaacgcatcaaaacgacaccgtttccagtgaaaacggcttcgtgtaaacagcaccttaatctctgtctctcccccctcagcagatgaccccccctccctgagcctggttctgctggaggtttcttcctgttaaagggagatttccttcccactgtcaccaagtgctgctcatagggggtcgttttgactgttgggttttctctgtattattgtattaacAAACTTTATTGTGAAATGAAGCTTTTTGACATTTATTCTCTGAGATTTTGTCTTCAGCTCGAGTCTCGATAAGTGGGAAAATTTCCTGATTCaacttttcttctgtttgcatCAAATTCCAGGAGAATCAAATCAAAGTGTGAATCAGAGTCCACGATAATCCGATTCTAGAGGAAACATGGAAACTGTAGAGGATTCACACTGAATATGTTCATTTGGTCCCTTcaagaaaaatcaatcagtTCATCAAATAAAATCAGTCGCTGATCGACTCAGTTTGATTGACAGGACAGATGATCAGAGGAGCAGAGTTTTTACCATCATCATTAGGACAGGGACTGAAGTATGGGTGGAGTTTGTGAGTGAAGGAGCAGCCAGTAAAGGAGtagatcagagctgcagcatctaCATCATAGAAGGAGACCAGACCCTCCTCATAATCCACAAACACCCCCACCTTCTCAGGACCAGGCTGAAGACAGAGACTGACTGAAGGACCAGCACAAGCACTGTACTCATTTCCATTTCTCAGTGCTACAGTCCAGAATCCATTCTGAGGTCTCAGTGTGATTTTTCCCTTCCTGTTGATGGACTCTCTGGCCACTCCTAAAGTCCAGTCAGTCTTTCCTTTAACCTGAACCTCAAAGTAAAATCTGCCTGAAGAGAAACTCTGCTTTCCTAAAACATTAACACACTGAGAAAATCTCTCTGGGTTGTCTGGAAGTTCCTTCTTCACATCACCACAGTGTACTTGTTTTCCATCATCAGACAGGATGAGTTTAGGATGTGCTGTATCAGGATCAAGAGTCACATCCACTGCATACTGCTGGACCCTCCTCAGCTCAGCCTCAAACAGCTTCTTCATgtctttcctgagtgtgtcctccagCTGAGCCACAGCTCTCACCACAGTCCCCTCATATGATGGTGGATGGATGCTGACCTCTGTCCAGTCCTTGGTGGGTGGAGCAGCTTTGAGGGAGGAGAAgctttggaggaggtggaggtggtcttCAGAGCgtgagagctgctccacctCAGAGCTTCTCTTCATCAGCTCAGAGACTTCCTGTTCCAGATCTTTGATGAGACCTTCAGCCTGTTTCTctgttgcttcctgtttgtctttgacctCCTTCATGAGCTCCTTCAGGCCTCTCTCAACAGACTCCATCAGAGCAGTGAAGACCTGAACaccttctgcttcctctctgtctgcagcatctTTGCTCATCTTCACTGACTCTTTGATCTCCTGAATCTTCAGTCGTCTCTTCTGGATCATCTGCTGAATTTCAGCCTCTGTCTTCCCCAGCTCTGCCTTCTTtccttcatattcttctctcaGAGGAACAAACTCATGGTTCTTGTGGTctaaaacagagcagagcaTGCAGACACATGTCTGGTCGGTCTTACAGAACAGCTCCAGAGGTTTATCGTGCTTCGTGCACATCCTTCCTTCCAGGTTCTCCTCAGGCTCCACCAGCTGATGTCTTTTCAGACCTTTCGTGGTCAGATGAGGCTCCAGGTGAGTCTGACAGTAGGAGGTcagacacaccaggcaggacttcAGGGCCTTCAGTTTGGTTCCAGTGCAGATGTCACAGGGAACTTCTCCTGGTTTGGCAGCTTgttgctctgagctgctgctgctggctttctGCTGAGCTTCACGTCTGAACTGAGCAACCATCTCAGAGATGAAGGTGTTGACATGAAGCTGAGGTCTAGTGGAGAAAGTCTCTTTGCACATGGGACACTGAGACCTCTGATTGATGTCCCAGTGCTGAGTGATGCAGGTCTTGCAGAAGTTGTGTCCAC
It encodes:
- the LOC115777075 gene encoding E3 ubiquitin-protein ligase TRIM21-like, which translates into the protein MSAASNLRSEDQFLCSICLDVFTHPVSTPCGHNFCKTCITQHWDINQRSQCPMCKETFSTRPQLHVNTFISEMVAQFRREAQQKASSSSSEQQAAKPGEVPCDICTGTKLKALKSCLVCLTSYCQTHLEPHLTTKGLKRHQLVEPEENLEGRMCTKHDKPLELFCKTDQTCVCMLCSVLDHKNHEFVPLREEYEGKKAELGKTEAEIQQMIQKRRLKIQEIKESVKMSKDAADREEAEGVQVFTALMESVERGLKELMKEVKDKQEATEKQAEGLIKDLEQEVSELMKRSSEVEQLSRSEDHLHLLQSFSSLKAAPPTKDWTEVSIHPPSYEGTVVRAVAQLEDTLRKDMKKLFEAELRRVQQYAVDVTLDPDTAHPKLILSDDGKQVHCGDVKKELPDNPERFSQCVNVLGKQSFSSGRFYFEVQVKGKTDWTLGVARESINRKGKITLRPQNGFWTVALRNGNEYSACAGPSVSLCLQPGPEKVGVFVDYEEGLVSFYDVDAAALIYSFTGCSFTHKLHPYFSPCPNDDGKNSAPLIICPVNQTESISD